A window from Candidatus Margulisiibacteriota bacterium encodes these proteins:
- a CDS encoding cytidine/deoxycytidylate deaminase family protein: MVTAKKRILKRPAWDTYFMNIADVVATRATCIKRQVGAVIVKNEQILATGYNGAPRGMRHAAEVGCLREQLEIPSGTHHELCRGLHAEQNAIIQAARNGANIDGGTLYSTYMPCVICAKMIINAGIKRIVFKGYYPDELAVQMLTESKIDIHLFEEKYTEEEIKITELSADEKAVYKL; this comes from the coding sequence ATGGTTACTGCTAAAAAAAGAATTCTGAAACGACCTGCCTGGGATACATATTTTATGAACATAGCTGATGTGGTTGCCACACGCGCGACATGTATAAAACGTCAGGTTGGGGCCGTGATTGTGAAAAACGAACAGATACTGGCAACCGGTTATAACGGCGCTCCGCGAGGCATGAGGCATGCGGCTGAAGTTGGCTGTCTGCGTGAACAGTTGGAAATACCGTCAGGTACACACCATGAATTATGCAGAGGTTTGCACGCCGAACAGAATGCCATTATTCAGGCTGCCAGAAATGGTGCGAATATTGACGGTGGTACATTATACAGCACTTATATGCCTTGCGTAATCTGCGCCAAAATGATTATTAATGCTGGCATTAAACGTATAGTTTTTAAGGGATATTATCCTGATGAATTGGCTGTGCAGATGCTGACGGAATCAAAGATAGATATACATTTATTTGAAGAAAAATATACCGAAGAGGAAATCAAGATTACAGAGCTGTCAGCGGATGAAAAAGCGGTATATAAACTTTAG